In the genome of Halictus rubicundus isolate RS-2024b chromosome 9, iyHalRubi1_principal, whole genome shotgun sequence, one region contains:
- the LOC143357436 gene encoding uncharacterized protein LOC143357436 yields the protein MAGGGAVREREEVEHGKERARRRERKREREREREREREGERGRDSRGKAFVYTPGRRAYARSPGSTACGAARRSSSSSRAAASRRDETRRHRNAAAASFIASSFSRRRCFIHELADSAAKPKASIHHWFVAGWSPETRRSKKEKVPAPNLRSAVWNLGDPEDPGTP from the coding sequence ATGGCGGGAGGAGGTGcagtgagggagagagaggaggtAGAACACGGTAAAGAGAGAgcaagaaggagagagagaaagagagagagagagagagagagagagagagagagagagggagagagagggagagactcGCGAGGAAAAGCTTTCGTATATACTCCCGGACGACGTGCGTACGCTCGGTCTCCAGGGTCCACAGCGTGTGGAGCGGCGCGGAGGAGCTCCAGTAGTAGCCGAGCAGCCGcgtcgagacgagacgagacgagacggcaCCGGAACGCAGCGGCGGCGTCCTTCATCGCCTCTTCTTTCAGTCGCCGCCGTTGCTTCATCCACGAACTCGCAGACTCGGCTGCAAAACCGAAAGCCTCGATCCACCACTGGTTCGTGGCCGGTTGGTCGCCCGAGACCCGAAGATCGAAAAAGGAAAAAGTCCCTGCGCCGAATCTGAGGTCAGCGGTTTGGAATCTTGGGGACCCTGAAGACCCGGGGACACCCTGA